One window of Salmo salar chromosome ssa11, Ssal_v3.1, whole genome shotgun sequence genomic DNA carries:
- the LOC123725111 gene encoding extensin-like has translation MLLQDVVNTIFYFPSSSQRGALPSTHLPTWYSPLHTPPPNVVLSPPHTTSQRGALPSTHLLPTWYSPLHTPPPNVVLSPPHTSSQRGTLPSTHHLPTWYSPLHTPPPNVVLSPPHTTSQRGALPSTHHLPTWCSPLHTPPPNVVLSPPHTTSQRGALPSTHHLPTWCSPLHTPPPNVVLSPPHTTSQRGTLPSTHHLPTWYSPLHTPPPNVVLSPPHTSSQRGTLPSTHLLPTWYSPLHTPPPNVVLSPPHTSSQRGALPSTHLLPTWYSPLHTPPPNVVLSPPHTSSQRGTLPSTHLLPTWYSPLHTPPPNVVLSPPHTSSQRGTLPSTHHLPTWYSPLHTPPPNVVLSPPHTTSQRGALPSTHLLPTWCSPLHTPPPNVVLSPPHTTSQRGALPSTHHLPTWYSPLHTPPPNVVLSPPHTSSQRGTLPSTHLLPTWCSPLHTPPPNVVLSPPHTSSQRGALPSTHLLPTWCSPLHTPPPNVVLSPPHTTSQRGTLPSTHLLPTWYSPLHTPPPNVVLSPPHTSSQRGTLPSTHLLPTWCFNIDM, from the coding sequence CTCCACACACCTCCTCCCAACGTGGTGCTCTCCCCTCCACACACCACCTCCCAACGTGGTGCTCTCCCCTCCACACACCTCCTCCCAACGTGGTACTCTCCCCTCCACACACCTCCTCCCAACGTGGTACTCTCCCCTCCACACACCTCCTCCCAACGTGGTACTCTCCCCTCCACACACCACCTCCCAACGTGGTACTCTCCCCTCCACACACCACCTCCCAACGTGGTACTCTCCCCTCCACACACCACCTCCCAACGTGGTGCTCTCCCCTCCACACACCACCTCCCAACGTGGTGCTCTCCCCTCCACACACCACCTCCCAACGTGGTGCTCTCCCCTCCACACACCACCTCCCAACGTGGTGCTCTCCCCTCCACACACCACCTCCCAACGTGGTGCTCTCCCCTCCACACACCACCTCCCAACGTGGTACTCTCCCCTCCACACACCACCTCCCAACGTGGTACTCTCCCCTCCACACACCACCTCCCAACGTGGTACTCTCCCCTCCACACACCTCCTCCCAACGTGGTTCTCTCCCCTCCACACACCTCCTCCCAACGTGGTACTCTCCCCTCCACACACCTCCTCCCAACGTGGTACTCTCCCCTCCACACACCTCCTCCCAACGTGGTACTCTCCCCTCCACACACCTCCTCCCAACGTGGTGCTCTCCCCTCCACACACCTCCTCCCAACGTGGTACTCTCCCCTCCACACACCTCCTCCCAACGTGGTGCTCTCCCCTCCACACACCTCCTCCCAACGTGGTACTCTCCCCTCCACACACCTCCTCCCAACGTGGTACTCTCCCCTCCACACACCTCCTCCCAACGTGGTACTCTCCCCTCCACACACCTCCTCCCAACGTGGTACTCTCCCCTCCACACACCACCTCCCAACGTGGTACTCTCCCCTCCACACACCTCCTCCCAACGTGGTACTCTCCCCTCCACACACCACCTCCCAACGTGGTGCTCTCCCCTCCACACACCTCCTCCCAACGTGGTGCTCTCCCCTCCACACACCACCTCCCAACGTGGTGCTCTCCCCTCCACACACCACCTCCCAACGTGGTGCTCTCCCCTCCACACACCACCTCCCAACGTGGTACTCTCCCCTCCACACACCACCTCCCAACGTGGTACTCTCCCCTCCACACACCTCCTCCCAACGTGGTACTCTCCCCTCCACCCACCTCCTCCCAACGTGGTGCTCTCCCCTCCACACACCACCTCCCAACGTGGTGCTCTCCCCTCCACACACCTCCTCCCAACGTGGTGCTCTCCCCTCCACACACCTCCTCCCAACGTGGTGCTCTCCCCTCCACACACCTCCTCCCAACGTGGTACTCTCCCCTCCACACACCACCTCCCAACGTGGTACTCTCCCCTCCACACACCTCCTCCCAACGTGGTACTCTCCCCTCCACACACCACCTCCCAACGTGGTGCTCTCCCCTCCACACACCTCCTCCCAACGTGGTACTCTCCCCTCCACACACCTCCTCCCAACGTGGTGCTTCAACATAGACATGTAA